A window from Onychostoma macrolepis isolate SWU-2019 chromosome 07, ASM1243209v1, whole genome shotgun sequence encodes these proteins:
- the fibinb gene encoding fin bud initiation factor: MMASPLFLLIACLLSLRVGGVFFSGPLHPEMSNGTFHHYFVPDGNYEENDDPEKCQMLFKMTDNRKCSLDEDQDSVIRDDFIIIKRHIEDAARVLEGIGKSISFDLDGEDSYGKYLRRETTQISEAFSNSEKSLLELEVKFKQSQENELKEEHKISDDFLGMIVHTRDVLKETLDISLGLKDKHELLSLIIRSHGTRLSRLKNEYMKV; encoded by the coding sequence ATGATGGCTTCCCCTCTGTTCTTGCTGATAGCCTGTCTGCTCTCATTGCGTGTCGGAGGGGTTTTCTTTTCGGGACCCTTGCACCCAGAGATGTCCAACGGCACCTTTCATCATTATTTCGTGCCGGATGGCAACTACGAAGAAAACGACGATCCCGAGAAATGTCAGATGCTGTTCAAAATGACCGACAATCGCAAATGCTCCCTGGACGAGGACCAGGACTCAGTGATCCGGGACGATTTTATCATCATCAAGCGGCACATCGAGGACGCGGCGAGGGTGCTGGAGGGCATCGGCAAGAGCATCTCCTTCGACCTGGACGGAGAGGACAGCTATGGGAAATACCTGAGACGGGAGACGACCCAGATCAGCGAGGCGTTCTCTAACTCCGAGAAGTCTCTTCTGGAGCTGGAGGTGAAATTCAAACAGAGCCAGGAAAACGAGCTGAAAGAGGAGCACAAGATCAGCGACGACTTCCTCGGCATGATCGTGCACACGCGCGACGTCTTGAAGGAGACTCTGGACATCTCGCTGGGACTGAAGGACAAGCACGAGCTGCTGTCGCTCATCATCCGGAGTCACGGGACCCGGTTGAGCCGTCTGAAGAACGAGTACATGAAGGTGTAG